A DNA window from Lutra lutra chromosome 8, mLutLut1.2, whole genome shotgun sequence contains the following coding sequences:
- the SGSM3 gene encoding small G protein signaling modulator 3 isoform X1: MSGNHIPSASGPFSALTPSMWPQEILAKYTQKEESVEQPEFCYDEFGFRVDKEDGAAPGPSKLPGGALLEDPPQRLRWQAHLEFTHNHDVGDLTWDKIAVSLPRSEKLRSLVLAGIPHSMRPQLWMRLSGALQKKRSSELSYREMVKNSSNDETIAAKQIEKDLLRTMPSNACFANVSSIGVPRLRRVLRALAWLYPEIGYCQGTGMVAACLLLFLEEEDAFWMMCAITEDLLPASYFSTTLLGVQTDQRVLRHLIVQYLPRLDKLLQEHDIELSLITLHWFLTAFASVVHIRVLLRLWDLFFYEGSLVLFQTTLGMLRLKEEELIQSENSASIFNTLSDIPSQIEDAELLLGEAMRLAGSLTDVAVETQRRKHLAYLIADQGQLLGTNATTNLSQVVRRRTQRRKSGITSLLFGEDDLESLKAKNIKQTELVADLREAILRVARHFQCTDPKNCSVELSPDYSMESHQRDHENYVACSRGHRRRAKALLDFERHDDDELGFRKNDIITIISQKDEHCWVGELNGLRGWFPAKFVEVLDERSKEYSIAGDDAVTEGVTDLVRGTLCPALKALFEHGLKKPSLLGGACHPWLFIEEAAGREVERDFDSVYSRLVLCKTYRLDEDGKVLTPEELLYRAVQSVNVTHDAAHAQMDVKLRSLICVGLNEQVLHLWLEVLCSSLPTVEKWYQPWSFLRSPGWVQIKCELRLPAPFLQRPLLLRLQPLPGLGASCEERGGEAATEGGCSGHAGEAPPLQLGHRRVTLFVQRPCQARASPTPLAPEQPLPQARREQHSPGRSWACFGMGSKAARAHSRLWG; encoded by the exons ATGTCAG GAAACCACATACCTTCTGCCAGTGGCCCCTTCTCAGCCCTGACTCCGAGCATGTGGCCCCAGGAGATCTTGGCCAAGTACACACAG AAGGAAGAGTCAGTGGAACAGCCAGAGTTCTGCTACGATGAGTTCGGTTTCCGCGTGGACAAGGAAG ACGGCGCCGCCCCCGGTCCCAGCAAGCTGCCCGGTGGGGCCCTGTTGGAGGACCCCCCGCAGAGGCTGCGGTGGCAGGCGCACCTGGAGTTCACCCACAACCACGACGTGGGGGATCTCACCTGGGACAAGATCGCCGTGTCTCTGCCCCGCTCGGAGAAGCTTCGCTCCCTGGTGCTGGCCGGCATCCCACACAGCATGAGGCCACAG CTGTGGATGCGGCTCTCTGGGGCCCTGCAGAAGAAGCGGAGCTCCGAGCTGTCCTACCGAGAGATGGTGAAGAACAGCTCCAATGACGAGACCATCGCTGCCAAACAG ATTGAGAAGGACCTGCTCCGCACCATGCCCAGCAACGCCTGCTTCGCCAACGTGAGCAGCATTGGGGTGCCCCGCCTGCGCAGGGTTCTCCGAGCCCTGGCCTGGCTCTACCCAGAGATCGGCTACTGCCAGGGCACAGGCATG GtggctgcctgcctcctcctgttcctggaggaggaggacgcTTTCTGGATGATGTGTGCCATCACCGAGGACCTGCTCCCTGCGTCCTACTTCAGCACCACGCTGCTGGGCGTCCAGACCGACCAACGGGTCCTGCGCCATCTCATCGTGCAGTACCTGCCCCGCTTGGACAAGCTGCTCCAGGAACACGACATTG AACTGTCCCTGATCACGCTGCACTGGTTCCTCACGGCCTTCGCCAGCGTGGTGCACATCAGGGTGCTGCTGCGCCTCTGGGACCTGTTTTTCTACGAGGGCTCCCTGGTGCTGTTCCAGACCACGCTGGGCATGCTGCGGCTCAAG GAAGAGGAGCTGATCCAGTCGGAGAACTCGGCCTCCATCTTCAACACACTGTCAGACATACCTTCCCAGATTGAGGATGCGGAGCTGCTGCTGGGGGAGGCCATGCGGCTGGCCGGCTCCCTCACGGATGTGGCCGTGGAGACGCAGCGTCGCAAGCACCTGGCTTACCTCATTGCAGACCAGGGCCAGCTCCTGGGGACCAATGCCACCACCAACCTCTCGCAG GTTGTGCGTCGCAGGACCCAGCGGAGGAAGTCCGGCATCACCTCCCTGCTCTTCG GGGAGGACGACCTGGAGTCGCTCAAGGCCAAGAACATCAAGCAGACGGAACTGGTAGCTGACCTCCGGGAAGCCATCCTGCGCGTCGCACGCCATTTCCAGTGCACAGACCCCAAAAACTGTAGTGTG GAGCTGAGCCCGGACTACAGCATGGAGAGCCACCAGCGGGACCACGAGAACTACGTGGCGTGCTCACGCGGCCACCGGCGCCGGGCCAAGGCCCTGCTGGACTTCGAGCGACACGATGACGATGAGCTGGGCTTCCGCAAGAATGACATCATCACG ATCATCTCTCAAAAGGACGAGCACTGCTGGGTCGGGGAACTGAACGGCCTGAGAG GCTGGTTTCCAGCCAAGTTTGTGGAAGTCCTGGATGAACGGAGTAAAGAG TACTCCATCGCGGGGGATGATGCTGTGACAGAAGGGGTCACGGACCTTGTACGGGGGACCCTCTGCCCAGCTCTCAAGGCCCTGTTTGAACATGGGCTGAAGAAGCCGTCCCTGCTCGGGGGCGCCTGTCACCCATGGCTGTTTATTGAGGAG GCAGCAGGCCGGGAGGTAGAGAGAGACTTTGACTCGGTGTATTCACGCCTGGTGCTGTGTAAGACGTACAG GTTGGATGAAGATGGCAAAGTCCTGACCCCAGAGGAGCTGCTCTACCGG GCTGTGCAGTCTGTGAACGTGACCCATGATGCCGCACACGCACAAATGGACGTCAAGCTCCGGTCCCTTATCTGCGTGGGGCTCAA CGAGCAGGTGTTGCACCTGTGGCTGGAGGTGCTGTGCTCCAGCCTGCCCACCGTGGAGAAGTGGTATCAGCCTTGGTCCTTCCTGCGCAGCCCCGGCTGGGTCCAGATCAAGTGCGAGCTCCG CCTCCCCGCTCCCTTCCTCCAGCGTCCTCTGCTGCTTCGCCTTCAGCCTCTCCCAGGACTGGGAGCTTCCTGTGAAGAGAGAG gaggagaagcagccacTGAAGGAGGGTGTTCAGGACATGCTGGTGAAGCACCACCTCTTCAGCTGGGACATAGACGGGTGACGCTCTTCGTCCAGCGGCCTTGTCAAGCCCGGGCTTCCCCCACCCCGTTAGCTCCCGAGCAGCCCCTTCCTCAAGCAAGAAGAGAACAGCACAGTCCTGGCCGGTCTTGGGCCTGCTTCGGGATGGGGTCCAAGGCGGCCCGGGCCCATTCCAGGCTGTGGGGGTGA
- the SGSM3 gene encoding small G protein signaling modulator 3 isoform X3: MSGNHIPSASGPFSALTPSMWPQEILAKYTQKEESVEQPEFCYDEFGFRVDKEDGAAPGPSKLPGGALLEDPPQRLRWQAHLEFTHNHDVGDLTWDKIAVSLPRSEKLRSLVLAGIPHSMRPQLWMRLSGALQKKRSSELSYREMVKNSSNDETIAAKQIEKDLLRTMPSNACFANVSSIGVPRLRRVLRALAWLYPEIGYCQGTGMVAACLLLFLEEEDAFWMMCAITEDLLPASYFSTTLLGVQTDQRVLRHLIVQYLPRLDKLLQEHDIELSLITLHWFLTAFASVVHIRVLLRLWDLFFYEGSLVLFQTTLGMLRLKEEELIQSENSASIFNTLSDIPSQIEDAELLLGEAMRLAGSLTDVAVETQRRKHLAYLIADQGQLLGTNATTNLSQVVRRRTQRRKSGITSLLFGEDDLESLKAKNIKQTELVADLREAILRVARHFQCTDPKNCSVELSPDYSMESHQRDHENYVACSRGHRRRAKALLDFERHDDDELGFRKNDIITIISQKDEHCWVGELNGLRGWFPAKFVEVLDERSKEYSIAGDDAVTEGVTDLVRGTLCPALKALFEHGLKKPSLLGGACHPWLFIEEAAGREVERDFDSVYSRLVLCKTYRLDEDGKVLTPEELLYRAVQSVNVTHDAAHAQMDVKLRSLICVGLNEQVLHLWLEVLCSSLPTVEKWYQPWSFLRSPGWVQIKCELRVLCCFAFSLSQDWELPVKREEEKQPLKEGVQDMLVKHHLFSWDIDG; this comes from the exons ATGTCAG GAAACCACATACCTTCTGCCAGTGGCCCCTTCTCAGCCCTGACTCCGAGCATGTGGCCCCAGGAGATCTTGGCCAAGTACACACAG AAGGAAGAGTCAGTGGAACAGCCAGAGTTCTGCTACGATGAGTTCGGTTTCCGCGTGGACAAGGAAG ACGGCGCCGCCCCCGGTCCCAGCAAGCTGCCCGGTGGGGCCCTGTTGGAGGACCCCCCGCAGAGGCTGCGGTGGCAGGCGCACCTGGAGTTCACCCACAACCACGACGTGGGGGATCTCACCTGGGACAAGATCGCCGTGTCTCTGCCCCGCTCGGAGAAGCTTCGCTCCCTGGTGCTGGCCGGCATCCCACACAGCATGAGGCCACAG CTGTGGATGCGGCTCTCTGGGGCCCTGCAGAAGAAGCGGAGCTCCGAGCTGTCCTACCGAGAGATGGTGAAGAACAGCTCCAATGACGAGACCATCGCTGCCAAACAG ATTGAGAAGGACCTGCTCCGCACCATGCCCAGCAACGCCTGCTTCGCCAACGTGAGCAGCATTGGGGTGCCCCGCCTGCGCAGGGTTCTCCGAGCCCTGGCCTGGCTCTACCCAGAGATCGGCTACTGCCAGGGCACAGGCATG GtggctgcctgcctcctcctgttcctggaggaggaggacgcTTTCTGGATGATGTGTGCCATCACCGAGGACCTGCTCCCTGCGTCCTACTTCAGCACCACGCTGCTGGGCGTCCAGACCGACCAACGGGTCCTGCGCCATCTCATCGTGCAGTACCTGCCCCGCTTGGACAAGCTGCTCCAGGAACACGACATTG AACTGTCCCTGATCACGCTGCACTGGTTCCTCACGGCCTTCGCCAGCGTGGTGCACATCAGGGTGCTGCTGCGCCTCTGGGACCTGTTTTTCTACGAGGGCTCCCTGGTGCTGTTCCAGACCACGCTGGGCATGCTGCGGCTCAAG GAAGAGGAGCTGATCCAGTCGGAGAACTCGGCCTCCATCTTCAACACACTGTCAGACATACCTTCCCAGATTGAGGATGCGGAGCTGCTGCTGGGGGAGGCCATGCGGCTGGCCGGCTCCCTCACGGATGTGGCCGTGGAGACGCAGCGTCGCAAGCACCTGGCTTACCTCATTGCAGACCAGGGCCAGCTCCTGGGGACCAATGCCACCACCAACCTCTCGCAG GTTGTGCGTCGCAGGACCCAGCGGAGGAAGTCCGGCATCACCTCCCTGCTCTTCG GGGAGGACGACCTGGAGTCGCTCAAGGCCAAGAACATCAAGCAGACGGAACTGGTAGCTGACCTCCGGGAAGCCATCCTGCGCGTCGCACGCCATTTCCAGTGCACAGACCCCAAAAACTGTAGTGTG GAGCTGAGCCCGGACTACAGCATGGAGAGCCACCAGCGGGACCACGAGAACTACGTGGCGTGCTCACGCGGCCACCGGCGCCGGGCCAAGGCCCTGCTGGACTTCGAGCGACACGATGACGATGAGCTGGGCTTCCGCAAGAATGACATCATCACG ATCATCTCTCAAAAGGACGAGCACTGCTGGGTCGGGGAACTGAACGGCCTGAGAG GCTGGTTTCCAGCCAAGTTTGTGGAAGTCCTGGATGAACGGAGTAAAGAG TACTCCATCGCGGGGGATGATGCTGTGACAGAAGGGGTCACGGACCTTGTACGGGGGACCCTCTGCCCAGCTCTCAAGGCCCTGTTTGAACATGGGCTGAAGAAGCCGTCCCTGCTCGGGGGCGCCTGTCACCCATGGCTGTTTATTGAGGAG GCAGCAGGCCGGGAGGTAGAGAGAGACTTTGACTCGGTGTATTCACGCCTGGTGCTGTGTAAGACGTACAG GTTGGATGAAGATGGCAAAGTCCTGACCCCAGAGGAGCTGCTCTACCGG GCTGTGCAGTCTGTGAACGTGACCCATGATGCCGCACACGCACAAATGGACGTCAAGCTCCGGTCCCTTATCTGCGTGGGGCTCAA CGAGCAGGTGTTGCACCTGTGGCTGGAGGTGCTGTGCTCCAGCCTGCCCACCGTGGAGAAGTGGTATCAGCCTTGGTCCTTCCTGCGCAGCCCCGGCTGGGTCCAGATCAAGTGCGAGCTCCG CGTCCTCTGCTGCTTCGCCTTCAGCCTCTCCCAGGACTGGGAGCTTCCTGTGAAGAGAGAG gaggagaagcagccacTGAAGGAGGGTGTTCAGGACATGCTGGTGAAGCACCACCTCTTCAGCTGGGACATAGACGGGTGA
- the SGSM3 gene encoding small G protein signaling modulator 3 isoform X2: protein MSGNHIPSASGPFSALTPSMWPQEILAKYTQKEESVEQPEFCYDEFGFRVDKEDGAAPGPSKLPGGALLEDPPQRLRWQAHLEFTHNHDVGDLTWDKIAVSLPRSEKLRSLVLAGIPHSMRPQLWMRLSGALQKKRSSELSYREMVKNSSNDETIAAKQIEKDLLRTMPSNACFANVSSIGVPRLRRVLRALAWLYPEIGYCQGTGMVAACLLLFLEEEDAFWMMCAITEDLLPASYFSTTLLGVQTDQRVLRHLIVQYLPRLDKLLQEHDIELSLITLHWFLTAFASVVHIRVLLRLWDLFFYEGSLVLFQTTLGMLRLKEEELIQSENSASIFNTLSDIPSQIEDAELLLGEAMRLAGSLTDVAVETQRRKHLAYLIADQGQLLGTNATTNLSQVVRRRTQRRKSGITSLLFGEDDLESLKAKNIKQTELVADLREAILRVARHFQCTDPKNCSVELSPDYSMESHQRDHENYVACSRGHRRRAKALLDFERHDDDELGFRKNDIITIISQKDEHCWVGELNGLRGWFPAKFVEVLDERSKEVRGCTRLGRPWGWGGGGWRLSDPVPHHQYSIAGDDAVTEGVTDLVRGTLCPALKALFEHGLKKPSLLGGACHPWLFIEEAAGREVERDFDSVYSRLVLCKTYRLDEDGKVLTPEELLYRAVQSVNVTHDAAHAQMDVKLRSLICVGLNEQVLHLWLEVLCSSLPTVEKWYQPWSFLRSPGWVQIKCELRVLCCFAFSLSQDWELPVKREEEKQPLKEGVQDMLVKHHLFSWDIDG from the exons ATGTCAG GAAACCACATACCTTCTGCCAGTGGCCCCTTCTCAGCCCTGACTCCGAGCATGTGGCCCCAGGAGATCTTGGCCAAGTACACACAG AAGGAAGAGTCAGTGGAACAGCCAGAGTTCTGCTACGATGAGTTCGGTTTCCGCGTGGACAAGGAAG ACGGCGCCGCCCCCGGTCCCAGCAAGCTGCCCGGTGGGGCCCTGTTGGAGGACCCCCCGCAGAGGCTGCGGTGGCAGGCGCACCTGGAGTTCACCCACAACCACGACGTGGGGGATCTCACCTGGGACAAGATCGCCGTGTCTCTGCCCCGCTCGGAGAAGCTTCGCTCCCTGGTGCTGGCCGGCATCCCACACAGCATGAGGCCACAG CTGTGGATGCGGCTCTCTGGGGCCCTGCAGAAGAAGCGGAGCTCCGAGCTGTCCTACCGAGAGATGGTGAAGAACAGCTCCAATGACGAGACCATCGCTGCCAAACAG ATTGAGAAGGACCTGCTCCGCACCATGCCCAGCAACGCCTGCTTCGCCAACGTGAGCAGCATTGGGGTGCCCCGCCTGCGCAGGGTTCTCCGAGCCCTGGCCTGGCTCTACCCAGAGATCGGCTACTGCCAGGGCACAGGCATG GtggctgcctgcctcctcctgttcctggaggaggaggacgcTTTCTGGATGATGTGTGCCATCACCGAGGACCTGCTCCCTGCGTCCTACTTCAGCACCACGCTGCTGGGCGTCCAGACCGACCAACGGGTCCTGCGCCATCTCATCGTGCAGTACCTGCCCCGCTTGGACAAGCTGCTCCAGGAACACGACATTG AACTGTCCCTGATCACGCTGCACTGGTTCCTCACGGCCTTCGCCAGCGTGGTGCACATCAGGGTGCTGCTGCGCCTCTGGGACCTGTTTTTCTACGAGGGCTCCCTGGTGCTGTTCCAGACCACGCTGGGCATGCTGCGGCTCAAG GAAGAGGAGCTGATCCAGTCGGAGAACTCGGCCTCCATCTTCAACACACTGTCAGACATACCTTCCCAGATTGAGGATGCGGAGCTGCTGCTGGGGGAGGCCATGCGGCTGGCCGGCTCCCTCACGGATGTGGCCGTGGAGACGCAGCGTCGCAAGCACCTGGCTTACCTCATTGCAGACCAGGGCCAGCTCCTGGGGACCAATGCCACCACCAACCTCTCGCAG GTTGTGCGTCGCAGGACCCAGCGGAGGAAGTCCGGCATCACCTCCCTGCTCTTCG GGGAGGACGACCTGGAGTCGCTCAAGGCCAAGAACATCAAGCAGACGGAACTGGTAGCTGACCTCCGGGAAGCCATCCTGCGCGTCGCACGCCATTTCCAGTGCACAGACCCCAAAAACTGTAGTGTG GAGCTGAGCCCGGACTACAGCATGGAGAGCCACCAGCGGGACCACGAGAACTACGTGGCGTGCTCACGCGGCCACCGGCGCCGGGCCAAGGCCCTGCTGGACTTCGAGCGACACGATGACGATGAGCTGGGCTTCCGCAAGAATGACATCATCACG ATCATCTCTCAAAAGGACGAGCACTGCTGGGTCGGGGAACTGAACGGCCTGAGAG GCTGGTTTCCAGCCAAGTTTGTGGAAGTCCTGGATGAACGGAGTAAAGAGGTAAGAGGGTGCACAAGGCTTGGCCGCCC gtggggatggggagggggtggctggcgCCTCTCAGACCCTGTCCCCCACCATCAGTACTCCATCGCGGGGGATGATGCTGTGACAGAAGGGGTCACGGACCTTGTACGGGGGACCCTCTGCCCAGCTCTCAAGGCCCTGTTTGAACATGGGCTGAAGAAGCCGTCCCTGCTCGGGGGCGCCTGTCACCCATGGCTGTTTATTGAGGAG GCAGCAGGCCGGGAGGTAGAGAGAGACTTTGACTCGGTGTATTCACGCCTGGTGCTGTGTAAGACGTACAG GTTGGATGAAGATGGCAAAGTCCTGACCCCAGAGGAGCTGCTCTACCGG GCTGTGCAGTCTGTGAACGTGACCCATGATGCCGCACACGCACAAATGGACGTCAAGCTCCGGTCCCTTATCTGCGTGGGGCTCAA CGAGCAGGTGTTGCACCTGTGGCTGGAGGTGCTGTGCTCCAGCCTGCCCACCGTGGAGAAGTGGTATCAGCCTTGGTCCTTCCTGCGCAGCCCCGGCTGGGTCCAGATCAAGTGCGAGCTCCG CGTCCTCTGCTGCTTCGCCTTCAGCCTCTCCCAGGACTGGGAGCTTCCTGTGAAGAGAGAG gaggagaagcagccacTGAAGGAGGGTGTTCAGGACATGCTGGTGAAGCACCACCTCTTCAGCTGGGACATAGACGGGTGA
- the SGSM3 gene encoding small G protein signaling modulator 3 isoform X4, whose product MSGNHIPSASGPFSALTPSMWPQEILAKYTQKEESVEQPEFCYDEFGFRVDKEDGAAPGPSKLPGGALLEDPPQRLRWQAHLEFTHNHDVGDLTWDKIAVSLPRSEKLRSLVLAGIPHSMRPQLWMRLSGALQKKRSSELSYREMVKNSSNDETIAAKQIEKDLLRTMPSNACFANVSSIGVPRLRRVLRALAWLYPEIGYCQGTGMVAACLLLFLEEEDAFWMMCAITEDLLPASYFSTTLLGVQTDQRVLRHLIVQYLPRLDKLLQEHDIELSLITLHWFLTAFASVVHIRVLLRLWDLFFYEGSLVLFQTTLGMLRLKEEELIQSENSASIFNTLSDIPSQIEDAELLLGEAMRLAGSLTDVAVETQRRKHLAYLIADQGQLLGTNATTNLSQVVRRRTQRRKSGITSLLFGEDDLESLKAKNIKQTELVADLREAILRVARHFQCTDPKNCSVELSPDYSMESHQRDHENYVACSRGHRRRAKALLDFERHDDDELGFRKNDIITIISQKDEHCWVGELNGLRGWFPAKFVEVLDERSKEVRGCTRLGRPWGWGGGGWRLSDPVPHHQYSIAGDDAVTEGVTDLVRGTLCPALKALFEHGLKKPSLLGGACHPWLFIEEAAGREVERDFDSVYSRLVLCKTYRLDEDGKVLTPEELLYRAVQSVNVTHDAAHAQMDVKLRSLICVGLNPGWVQIKCELRVLCCFAFSLSQDWELPVKREEEKQPLKEGVQDMLVKHHLFSWDIDG is encoded by the exons ATGTCAG GAAACCACATACCTTCTGCCAGTGGCCCCTTCTCAGCCCTGACTCCGAGCATGTGGCCCCAGGAGATCTTGGCCAAGTACACACAG AAGGAAGAGTCAGTGGAACAGCCAGAGTTCTGCTACGATGAGTTCGGTTTCCGCGTGGACAAGGAAG ACGGCGCCGCCCCCGGTCCCAGCAAGCTGCCCGGTGGGGCCCTGTTGGAGGACCCCCCGCAGAGGCTGCGGTGGCAGGCGCACCTGGAGTTCACCCACAACCACGACGTGGGGGATCTCACCTGGGACAAGATCGCCGTGTCTCTGCCCCGCTCGGAGAAGCTTCGCTCCCTGGTGCTGGCCGGCATCCCACACAGCATGAGGCCACAG CTGTGGATGCGGCTCTCTGGGGCCCTGCAGAAGAAGCGGAGCTCCGAGCTGTCCTACCGAGAGATGGTGAAGAACAGCTCCAATGACGAGACCATCGCTGCCAAACAG ATTGAGAAGGACCTGCTCCGCACCATGCCCAGCAACGCCTGCTTCGCCAACGTGAGCAGCATTGGGGTGCCCCGCCTGCGCAGGGTTCTCCGAGCCCTGGCCTGGCTCTACCCAGAGATCGGCTACTGCCAGGGCACAGGCATG GtggctgcctgcctcctcctgttcctggaggaggaggacgcTTTCTGGATGATGTGTGCCATCACCGAGGACCTGCTCCCTGCGTCCTACTTCAGCACCACGCTGCTGGGCGTCCAGACCGACCAACGGGTCCTGCGCCATCTCATCGTGCAGTACCTGCCCCGCTTGGACAAGCTGCTCCAGGAACACGACATTG AACTGTCCCTGATCACGCTGCACTGGTTCCTCACGGCCTTCGCCAGCGTGGTGCACATCAGGGTGCTGCTGCGCCTCTGGGACCTGTTTTTCTACGAGGGCTCCCTGGTGCTGTTCCAGACCACGCTGGGCATGCTGCGGCTCAAG GAAGAGGAGCTGATCCAGTCGGAGAACTCGGCCTCCATCTTCAACACACTGTCAGACATACCTTCCCAGATTGAGGATGCGGAGCTGCTGCTGGGGGAGGCCATGCGGCTGGCCGGCTCCCTCACGGATGTGGCCGTGGAGACGCAGCGTCGCAAGCACCTGGCTTACCTCATTGCAGACCAGGGCCAGCTCCTGGGGACCAATGCCACCACCAACCTCTCGCAG GTTGTGCGTCGCAGGACCCAGCGGAGGAAGTCCGGCATCACCTCCCTGCTCTTCG GGGAGGACGACCTGGAGTCGCTCAAGGCCAAGAACATCAAGCAGACGGAACTGGTAGCTGACCTCCGGGAAGCCATCCTGCGCGTCGCACGCCATTTCCAGTGCACAGACCCCAAAAACTGTAGTGTG GAGCTGAGCCCGGACTACAGCATGGAGAGCCACCAGCGGGACCACGAGAACTACGTGGCGTGCTCACGCGGCCACCGGCGCCGGGCCAAGGCCCTGCTGGACTTCGAGCGACACGATGACGATGAGCTGGGCTTCCGCAAGAATGACATCATCACG ATCATCTCTCAAAAGGACGAGCACTGCTGGGTCGGGGAACTGAACGGCCTGAGAG GCTGGTTTCCAGCCAAGTTTGTGGAAGTCCTGGATGAACGGAGTAAAGAGGTAAGAGGGTGCACAAGGCTTGGCCGCCC gtggggatggggagggggtggctggcgCCTCTCAGACCCTGTCCCCCACCATCAGTACTCCATCGCGGGGGATGATGCTGTGACAGAAGGGGTCACGGACCTTGTACGGGGGACCCTCTGCCCAGCTCTCAAGGCCCTGTTTGAACATGGGCTGAAGAAGCCGTCCCTGCTCGGGGGCGCCTGTCACCCATGGCTGTTTATTGAGGAG GCAGCAGGCCGGGAGGTAGAGAGAGACTTTGACTCGGTGTATTCACGCCTGGTGCTGTGTAAGACGTACAG GTTGGATGAAGATGGCAAAGTCCTGACCCCAGAGGAGCTGCTCTACCGG GCTGTGCAGTCTGTGAACGTGACCCATGATGCCGCACACGCACAAATGGACGTCAAGCTCCGGTCCCTTATCTGCGTGGGGCTCAA CCCCGGCTGGGTCCAGATCAAGTGCGAGCTCCG CGTCCTCTGCTGCTTCGCCTTCAGCCTCTCCCAGGACTGGGAGCTTCCTGTGAAGAGAGAG gaggagaagcagccacTGAAGGAGGGTGTTCAGGACATGCTGGTGAAGCACCACCTCTTCAGCTGGGACATAGACGGGTGA